TATGTATGCAGTCTCTGGCCTCCCGCCTCCCGCGCTTTGCGGTGCATGATGTGGTTGCAATGAAGGGACGGGAGCCCGCCATCGTGCATTCTCACTGGTGAAGGTGGTGTATAATATCCTGtgtctttcctcctcctcgtctatACCAACAAGTGTTGATATTCATCCGCCTGTTTCTTTCCATTATTGTCCCGGGCAGGCACTATAATGGCCACCATGACAGACCCTGGTAGCACCGAGGTTCGACCTCCCCCGGTATTCCCAACGGTCAACAATTACGAGcaggacgaaaagaaagtTGCAATCCCCCAAGTGTCTCCCTCCGAGTACAGCGAACAGACTCAAAGACCATGGGTTGCCGGGTTGCGAACCTGGTTCGGACTGCGGCCAAATCGTCATTCTCCCCCACCGGTATACCAACCGCGACCACCACCGTCTTCAGAGTCAGCGTCGATAGGCTCCAAGATCTGGAAGTTTTTCAAGTTTCTAGGCCCAGGTGCTGTCATCAGCGTTGCATATGTTGATCCGGATAACTATCAAACAGCCATCTCGGCTGGCGCCGAATTTCAGTATAAGTTGCTCTTCATGGTGTTAGTTTCGAACCTAATAGCCATCTATATCCAAGTGAGACTCGTCAGCAACCCCGGaatcctcctcatctcttACTGACTCGACCCAGTCACTATGCGTCAAGTTAGGAACCGTCACCGGCATGGACTTGGCCCAAATGAACCGTCGATGGCTTCCCCGGTGGCTAGACCTCTCCATCTACGTCGTTGCCGAAGCTTCCATCATAGCCACCGATCTCGGTCAAGTCATCGGCACCGCCATCGCCCTGAACATCCTCATCCCCAAGCTCCCGCTCCCCGCTGCCTGCGTAATCTCCGTAGTCGAGACCctgctcgtcctcctcttttaCACCGATACGGGCGAGCTCCGCCGGGTACGCATCTTCGAAGCCTTCGTCTCCAtccttgtcgttgtcgtcttcgtcaccATCTGCATCGCCCTCTCCATGGTAGAccacagcaccagcaccacccgCGAAATCCTGCGGGGGTACGTCCCCTCACGCGAGATCTTTGTTGACACGGGTTTATACGCCTCGTGCGCCATTTTGGGCGGCACACTAATGCCGCATGCCCTTTACGTCGGCACCTCGCTCTCTCGCGCAAGGTTGTATGATTACGATAGCAAGCAtgacctcccctccccctctccctctttctctccccgGCAACAGTCCCCCAGTTCCAGCTCGGAGACTATCGGGTACCGCCCCTCCCTCCGCGCCATCAAATCTTGTCTAGGCTACTCCATCGCCGAACTAACATTCACCCTCTTCACCGTCGCCATCTTTGTCAATTCCgctttactagtaatagccgGCTCGGCCTTCTACTCCGAGAATCCTtccgaagaaggagaagaaatcTCCGAAGACCTTTACGCCCTCTACTCCCTTTTCAGGGACTCCATCGCCCCCGCAGCAGGCATCATGTTTGCCATCTCCCTTCTATTCTCGGGAATCAGCGCTGGTATCGTCTCCACCATGTCCGGACAAATCATCATGGAAGGGGCGTTGGATATCCGACTGAACCCCTTTTTGCGGAGACTGATTACCCGGTGCGTGGCGATTATCCCGGCGCTGGTGATTGCGTTGGCGGTGGGCAAAGATGGGTTGAGTAAAGCGCTGGTGGCGTGTAATTACTTGTTGGCGATTGCGCTGATTCCCATTACGTTTCCGATTGTGTGGTATACGTGTTGCAAGAAGTATATGCAGGTGCCggcggatgatgatgatacgGGGACGGTGGATATGAAGAATAGTGTGGTGACGGCGGGGGTggcgtggttgttgtggttgttggtggtggtgatggatgtggcgacggtggtgttggttgggttggggaTTACGAAGGATGAGGGCTAATCTTGGGCGAAAGAAAGATCGTGCGGGAAATATGTAATGTTTGTAGGTGATGTATATACTTGTGGAGATATGTGGTTCTGGGTCAACTTGGTTGTTTTCACGGGACACTTGACTGTAATTCCCAACCTTCCTCATTCGATCTCGACAATtc
The Neurospora crassa OR74A linkage group II, whole genome shotgun sequence DNA segment above includes these coding regions:
- a CDS encoding transporter SMF1/ESP1 — encoded protein: MATMTDPGSTEVRPPPVFPTVNNYEQDEKKVAIPQVSPSEYSEQTQRPWVAGLRTWFGLRPNRHSPPPVYQPRPPPSSESASIGSKIWKFFKFLGPGAVISVAYVDPDNYQTAISAGAEFQYKLLFMVLVSNLIAIYIQSLCVKLGTVTGMDLAQMNRRWLPRWLDLSIYVVAEASIIATDLGQVIGTAIALNILIPKLPLPAACVISVVETLLVLLFYTDTGELRRVRIFEAFVSILVVVVFVTICIALSMVDHSTSTTREILRGYVPSREIFVDTGLYASCAILGGTLMPHALYVGTSLSRARLYDYDSKHDLPSPSPSFSPRQQSPSSSSETIGYRPSLRAIKSCLGYSIAELTFTLFTVAIFVNSALLVIAGSAFYSENPSEEGEEISEDLYALYSLFRDSIAPAAGIMFAISLLFSGISAGIVSTMSGQIIMEGALDIRLNPFLRRLITRCVAIIPALVIALAVGKDGLSKALVACNYLLAIALIPITFPIVWYTCCKKYMQVPADDDDTGTVDMKNSVVTAGVAWLLWLLVVVMDVATVVLVGLGITKDEG